One segment of Paenibacillus rhizovicinus DNA contains the following:
- a CDS encoding YpuI family protein, with protein MPSTNVKAISESTRDKLKLAISQLESFLNEHALPQLTAEDQGNESELFYKGLLSDLRHMLVFSEVAYEKLGVALRRPNFDTDFAERALYEVYHQCVNAFFYPKNECYSEDGRYAYTGQDAIRFRKKPVRTARDIVLSVSKLFEELRDDLAYYESDYMTQRRMQGQK; from the coding sequence ATGCCTTCGACTAATGTAAAAGCGATTAGCGAATCAACGAGAGACAAACTAAAACTTGCCATCAGCCAACTGGAATCGTTTCTGAACGAACACGCTCTTCCGCAGCTTACCGCTGAAGACCAAGGAAACGAATCAGAGCTTTTCTATAAAGGATTGCTGTCTGATCTTCGTCATATGCTTGTTTTCTCCGAAGTGGCGTATGAGAAGCTCGGCGTGGCGCTGAGAAGACCGAATTTCGATACGGATTTCGCGGAACGCGCGCTTTACGAAGTTTACCACCAATGTGTTAATGCATTTTTCTATCCGAAGAACGAATGTTATTCCGAAGACGGCCGTTACGCTTACACGGGACAAGATGCAATTCGCTTCCGCAAGAAACCGGTTCGTACGGCACGCGATATCGTATTGTCCGTATCCAAGCTTTTCGAAGAGCTTCGCGACGACCTGGCCTATTACGAAAGCGATTATATGACCCAACGCCGTATGCAAGGACAAAAATAA